One segment of Streptomyces sp. NA02950 DNA contains the following:
- a CDS encoding cytochrome P450 — MTSAAPLPAFDPWRPSFVADPYPVYAELRERGRAHWFEPSRQWLIPHYDDARALLADRRLGRTYLHRFSHEEFGRTAPPPEHEPFHTLNDYGMLDLEAPDHTRIRRLVSKAFTPRTVEALVPTIERLANELVDSFIASGGGDLIASVAEPLPVAVIAEMLGIPPADRSSLRPWSADICGMYELNPGEETARRAVRASLEFSGYLRELIAARRKDPGEDLISALIAAYDEGDRLSEQEMISTCVLLLNAGHEATVNSTGNGWWTLFRHPGQLARLRAEPEALLPTAVDELLRYDTPLQLFERWVLDDIEVGGTVIPRGSEVAVLFGSANRDPARFDRPDTLDLSRADNPHLSFGAGIHYCLGAPLARLELKASFGALLRKAPRLRLVREPEWRPGFVIRGLTELLAEI, encoded by the coding sequence ATGACCAGCGCAGCCCCGCTCCCCGCCTTCGACCCGTGGCGGCCGTCGTTCGTCGCCGACCCGTACCCGGTCTATGCCGAGCTGCGCGAGCGCGGGCGGGCGCACTGGTTCGAGCCGTCCCGGCAGTGGCTGATCCCGCACTACGACGACGCCCGCGCCCTGTTGGCCGACCGCCGGCTCGGCCGCACCTATCTGCACCGGTTCAGCCACGAGGAGTTCGGCCGTACCGCGCCGCCGCCCGAACACGAGCCGTTCCACACCCTCAACGACTACGGGATGCTCGACCTGGAGGCGCCGGACCACACCCGGATCCGGCGGCTGGTCTCCAAGGCGTTCACCCCGCGGACCGTCGAGGCGCTGGTCCCGACGATCGAGCGGCTGGCCAACGAACTGGTCGACTCCTTCATCGCCTCCGGCGGCGGCGATCTCATCGCCTCGGTGGCCGAGCCGCTGCCGGTGGCCGTCATCGCCGAGATGCTCGGCATCCCGCCCGCCGACCGGTCCTCACTGCGCCCGTGGTCGGCGGACATCTGCGGGATGTACGAGCTGAACCCGGGCGAGGAGACCGCGCGCCGGGCGGTGCGCGCCTCGCTGGAGTTCTCCGGCTATCTGCGGGAGCTGATCGCCGCCCGCCGCAAGGACCCGGGCGAGGACCTGATCAGCGCGCTGATCGCGGCGTACGACGAGGGCGACCGGCTCTCCGAGCAGGAGATGATCTCCACCTGTGTGCTGCTGCTCAACGCGGGCCACGAGGCGACGGTCAACTCCACCGGCAACGGTTGGTGGACCCTCTTCCGCCACCCCGGGCAGCTGGCCCGGCTCCGCGCCGAACCGGAGGCGCTGCTGCCCACCGCCGTGGACGAACTGCTGCGGTACGACACCCCGTTGCAGCTCTTCGAGCGCTGGGTGCTGGACGATATCGAGGTGGGCGGCACGGTCATCCCGCGCGGCAGCGAGGTGGCCGTCCTCTTCGGCTCGGCCAACCGCGACCCCGCCCGCTTCGACCGCCCCGACACCCTGGACCTCTCCCGCGCGGACAACCCCCATCTCAGCTTCGGCGCGGGCATCCACTACTGCCTGGGCGCCCCGCTGGCCCGCCTCGAACTCAAGGCGTCGTTCGGCGCGCTGCTCCGCAAGGCACCGCGGCTGCGGCTGGTGAGGGAGCCGGAGTGGCGGCCGGGCTTTGTGATCCGGGGGCTGACGGAGCTGTTGGCCGAGATCTGA
- a CDS encoding GbsR/MarR family transcriptional regulator: MRESTTQPEGAPSEERDPEAVSRFVERFAADLAEAGMQRMGARVFAALLVSDSGELTSAELAERLRISPAAVSGAVRYLTQVDMVAREREPGSRRDRYRLYNEVWYEALTRRDQMLARWENTMRDGAKVLGPDTPAGLRVSETAEFFDFMQQELPKLLDRWRAHQTARREAAGH, from the coding sequence GTGAGGGAGAGCACGACGCAACCGGAGGGCGCGCCGAGCGAAGAGAGGGACCCCGAGGCGGTGTCCCGCTTCGTCGAGCGGTTCGCGGCGGACCTGGCCGAGGCCGGGATGCAGCGGATGGGCGCCCGGGTCTTCGCGGCACTGCTCGTCTCCGACTCCGGGGAGCTGACCTCGGCCGAGCTGGCCGAGCGTCTCCGGATCAGCCCGGCCGCGGTGTCGGGGGCGGTCCGCTACCTCACCCAGGTGGACATGGTCGCGCGGGAGCGCGAGCCCGGCTCGCGGCGCGATCGCTACCGGCTCTACAACGAGGTCTGGTACGAGGCCCTCACCCGCCGCGACCAGATGCTCGCGCGCTGGGAGAACACCATGCGCGACGGCGCCAAGGTGCTCGGGCCCGACACCCCGGCGGGGCTGCGGGTGTCCGAGACCGCCGAGTTCTTCGACTTCATGCAGCAGGAACTCCCCAAGCTGCTGGACCGCTGGCGCGCCCACCAGACCGCCCGCCGCGAAGCCGCCGGCCACTAG
- a CDS encoding sensor histidine kinase, producing the protein MTETIPRTELRLVRSALSGLRQDLITGAFAFRPLPPLGDAHPLKRWVPRRARPYVGWLPHAAITGFAFFLIALAYSQGSGGNLPLAVFCGVPLMISLFRPVGAWWLSFAAGIAAGSDAAGHNIYDTWPWPWTLIAAHIAVMAVVASQTRPRTAVQMLVLTAGLGVFFDAVSLRSADIFPMVMISCLVVGAVVATRSLRETKQQVAVEKSATVEERSRRTLLEERATIARELHDVVAHHMSVIAIQAEAAPYRVRNPPEELARSFATIRENAVAALTELRRVLGVVRADDPDAYADAGPEAPQPTLATLDTLFAGARAAGLTVEHVTTGAVRPLPPGVELSAYRIVQEALSNALRHAPGSTARVELSYVLGGIGLRIVNGPPTRAVRPSPGMGHGLLGMRERVTMLNGEMTAGTVAEDGGYEVAVYIPVDAGAAEAAV; encoded by the coding sequence GTGACTGAGACGATTCCGCGGACCGAACTCCGCCTGGTCCGCAGCGCGCTGTCCGGACTGCGGCAGGACTTGATCACCGGCGCCTTCGCGTTCCGCCCGCTGCCGCCGCTCGGCGACGCGCACCCGCTGAAGCGGTGGGTGCCCCGGCGGGCGCGGCCGTATGTGGGTTGGCTGCCGCACGCGGCGATCACGGGGTTCGCGTTCTTCCTGATCGCGCTCGCCTACAGCCAGGGCTCCGGCGGCAATCTGCCGCTCGCCGTCTTCTGCGGCGTACCGCTGATGATCTCGCTGTTCCGGCCGGTCGGCGCCTGGTGGCTGTCGTTCGCGGCGGGGATCGCGGCGGGTTCGGACGCCGCCGGGCACAACATCTACGACACCTGGCCGTGGCCATGGACCCTGATCGCCGCGCACATCGCGGTGATGGCCGTCGTCGCCTCGCAGACCCGTCCGCGCACCGCGGTCCAGATGCTGGTGCTCACGGCCGGGCTCGGGGTGTTCTTCGACGCCGTCAGCCTGCGCAGCGCGGACATCTTCCCGATGGTGATGATCTCCTGTCTGGTCGTGGGTGCGGTCGTCGCCACCCGCAGTCTGCGCGAGACCAAACAGCAGGTCGCCGTGGAGAAGTCGGCCACCGTCGAGGAGCGGTCCCGCCGTACGCTCCTGGAGGAGCGCGCGACCATCGCCCGCGAACTGCACGACGTCGTCGCCCACCACATGTCCGTCATCGCCATCCAGGCGGAGGCCGCCCCGTACCGGGTGCGGAACCCGCCCGAGGAGCTGGCCAGGAGCTTCGCGACCATCCGGGAGAACGCCGTGGCCGCCCTCACCGAACTGCGCCGGGTCCTCGGGGTCGTACGGGCCGACGACCCCGACGCGTACGCCGACGCCGGCCCGGAGGCGCCGCAGCCCACCCTCGCCACCCTGGACACGCTCTTCGCGGGGGCCCGGGCCGCGGGTCTGACGGTCGAGCACGTCACCACCGGCGCGGTGCGCCCGCTGCCGCCGGGCGTCGAGCTGTCCGCGTACCGGATCGTGCAGGAGGCGCTCAGCAACGCGCTGCGCCACGCCCCCGGCTCCACCGCCCGCGTCGAACTCTCCTACGTCCTCGGCGGTATCGGGCTGCGGATCGTCAACGGTCCGCCCACCCGGGCCGTCCGCCCCTCGCCGGGGATGGGCCACGGGCTGCTGGGTATGCGGGAGCGGGTGACGATGCTGAACGGGGAGATGACGGCGGGGACCGTGGCGGAGGACGGCGGATACGAGGTCGCCGTCTACATCCCGGTCGACGCCGGAGCCGCGGAGGCGGCGGTATGA
- a CDS encoding adenylosuccinate synthase, translating to MPALVLLGAQWGDEGKGKATDLLGGSVDYVVRYQGGNNAGHTVVVGDQKYALHLLPSGILSPGCTPVIGNGVVVDPAVLLSELSGLNERGVDTSKLMISGNAHLITPYHTTLDKVTERFLGKRKIGTTGRGIGPSYADKINRVGIRVQDIFDESILRQKVEAALDMKNQVLAKLYNRRAIAVDQVVEELLGYADELRGFVADTTLVLNNAIDEGKVVLFEGGQGTLLDVDHGTYPFVTSSNPTAGGACTGAGVGPTKISRVIGILKAYTTRVGAGPFPTELHDEDGDKLRTIGGERGVTTGRDRRCGWFDAVIARYATRVNGLTDFFLTKLDVLTGWERIPVCVAYEIDGKRVEELPYSQTDFHHAKPVYEMLPGWTEDISKAKTFDDLPKNAQRYVQALEEMSGAPISAIGVGPGRDETIQINSFL from the coding sequence GTGCCCGCACTTGTGCTGCTCGGTGCTCAGTGGGGTGACGAGGGCAAGGGAAAGGCCACCGACCTGCTCGGCGGCTCGGTTGACTATGTGGTGCGCTACCAGGGCGGCAACAACGCAGGCCACACGGTCGTCGTTGGCGACCAGAAGTACGCGCTGCACCTCCTCCCGTCCGGAATCCTCTCGCCCGGATGCACCCCGGTCATCGGTAATGGCGTTGTCGTCGACCCCGCGGTCCTGCTCTCCGAGCTGAGCGGGCTGAACGAGCGTGGCGTCGACACGTCCAAGCTGATGATCAGCGGTAACGCGCATCTGATCACGCCGTATCACACCACCCTCGACAAGGTGACGGAACGCTTCCTGGGGAAGCGCAAGATCGGCACCACCGGCCGGGGCATCGGACCGTCCTACGCGGACAAGATCAACCGCGTGGGCATCCGGGTGCAGGACATCTTCGACGAGTCCATCCTGCGGCAGAAGGTCGAGGCCGCCCTGGACATGAAGAACCAGGTGCTCGCCAAGCTCTACAACCGGCGCGCCATCGCCGTCGACCAGGTCGTCGAGGAGCTGCTCGGCTACGCGGACGAGCTCAGGGGCTTCGTCGCGGACACCACCCTGGTGCTGAACAACGCCATCGACGAGGGCAAGGTCGTGCTCTTCGAGGGCGGCCAGGGCACCCTGCTCGATGTCGACCACGGCACGTACCCCTTCGTCACCTCCTCCAACCCGACCGCGGGCGGCGCCTGCACCGGCGCGGGAGTCGGTCCGACGAAGATCAGCCGTGTGATCGGCATCCTGAAGGCGTACACCACGCGTGTCGGCGCGGGTCCGTTCCCGACGGAGCTGCACGACGAGGACGGCGACAAGCTGCGCACCATCGGCGGTGAGCGCGGTGTGACCACCGGCCGCGACCGCCGCTGCGGCTGGTTCGACGCGGTGATCGCGCGCTATGCGACCCGGGTGAACGGTCTCACCGACTTCTTCCTGACCAAGCTGGACGTGCTCACCGGCTGGGAGCGGATCCCGGTCTGCGTGGCGTACGAGATCGACGGCAAGCGGGTCGAGGAGCTGCCGTACAGCCAGACCGACTTCCACCACGCCAAGCCGGTCTACGAGATGCTGCCGGGCTGGACGGAGGACATCTCCAAGGCGAAGACCTTCGACGACCTGCCGAAGAACGCGCAGCGGTACGTCCAGGCGCTGGAGGAGATGTCGGGCGCGCCGATCTCGGCGATCGGTGTCGGCCCGGGCCGGGACGAGACGATCCAGATCAACTCGTTCCTCTGA
- a CDS encoding ABC transporter ATP-binding protein encodes MKTAISASGLHKSFGRTHALDGLDLEVEAGEVHGFLGPNGAGKSTTIRVLLGLLRADAGAVQLLGKDPWHDAVDLHQHIAYVPGDVTLWRNLSGGEVIDLYGRLRGGLDTARRAELLDRFELDPTKKGRTYSKGNRQKVALVAAFSSEVELLILDEPTSGLDPLMEEVFRECVAEERDRGRTVLLSSHILSEVEALCDRVSIIRKGKRVESGSLAQLRHLTRTSVTAELAEPVNGLTGLPGVHNVDVQDRRVKLQVDSDKLDAVLRQLTQSGVRSLISTPPTLEELFLRHYQDDVTPAGEGTVAR; translated from the coding sequence ATGAAGACGGCAATCTCCGCGTCCGGCCTGCACAAGTCGTTCGGCCGGACCCACGCGTTGGACGGCCTCGACCTCGAAGTCGAGGCAGGTGAGGTCCATGGCTTCCTCGGCCCCAACGGCGCCGGGAAGTCCACCACCATCCGGGTCCTGCTGGGGCTGCTGCGAGCCGACGCCGGTGCGGTCCAGCTCCTCGGCAAGGACCCCTGGCACGATGCGGTCGACCTCCATCAGCACATCGCGTACGTCCCCGGAGACGTCACCCTGTGGCGCAACCTCAGCGGTGGCGAGGTCATCGACCTCTACGGGCGGCTGCGCGGGGGGCTGGACACGGCCCGGCGCGCCGAGCTCCTGGACCGCTTCGAGCTCGACCCCACCAAGAAGGGGCGCACCTACTCCAAGGGCAACCGCCAGAAGGTCGCCCTGGTCGCCGCGTTCTCCTCCGAGGTCGAGCTGCTGATCCTGGACGAGCCCACCTCGGGGCTCGACCCGCTGATGGAGGAGGTCTTCCGGGAGTGCGTGGCCGAGGAGCGCGACCGCGGCCGCACGGTGCTGCTCTCCAGCCACATCCTCAGCGAGGTCGAGGCGCTGTGCGACCGCGTCAGCATCATCCGCAAGGGCAAGCGGGTGGAGTCGGGTTCGCTCGCCCAGCTCCGCCATCTGACCCGTACGTCCGTCACCGCCGAGCTGGCCGAGCCGGTCAACGGGCTGACCGGGCTCCCCGGTGTGCACAACGTCGACGTCCAGGACCGGCGCGTCAAGCTCCAGGTCGACAGCGACAAGCTGGACGCCGTGCTGCGCCAGCTCACCCAGTCCGGGGTGCGCAGCCTCATCTCCACCCCGCCGACGCTGGAGGAGCTCTTCCTCCGGCACTACCAGGACGACGTCACCCCGGCCGGAGAAGGGACGGTCGCCCGATGA
- a CDS encoding response regulator transcription factor produces MTESGGAAAIRVLIADDQVMVREGFSVLLGAQPDIEVIGEAVDGRQAIAQVAALRPDVVLMDIRMPEVNGLEATREIIAADADAKVLVLTTFDLDEYVYQALRAGASGFLLKDASARQLGDAVRVVAAGEALLAPTVTKRLISTFSRIGEAARFGGPLPPAAERLAELTERENEVLVQVAQGRSNAEIAEHLVVAESTVKTHVSRILVKLGLRDRTQAAVFAYEVRLVTPGG; encoded by the coding sequence ATGACCGAGAGCGGTGGGGCGGCCGCCATCCGGGTGCTGATCGCCGACGACCAGGTCATGGTCCGGGAGGGCTTCTCCGTTCTGCTGGGCGCCCAGCCCGATATCGAGGTCATCGGCGAGGCGGTCGACGGACGCCAGGCCATCGCGCAGGTCGCCGCGCTGCGCCCCGACGTGGTGCTGATGGACATCCGGATGCCCGAGGTCAACGGGCTGGAGGCGACCCGCGAGATCATCGCGGCGGACGCGGACGCCAAGGTGCTGGTGCTGACCACCTTCGACCTCGACGAGTACGTCTACCAGGCGCTGCGCGCGGGGGCGAGCGGCTTTCTGCTCAAGGACGCCTCCGCCCGTCAGCTCGGGGACGCGGTGCGGGTGGTCGCCGCGGGCGAGGCGCTGCTGGCGCCCACCGTCACCAAGCGGCTCATCTCGACGTTCTCGCGGATCGGTGAGGCCGCCCGGTTCGGCGGGCCGCTGCCGCCCGCCGCGGAGCGGCTGGCCGAGCTGACCGAGCGGGAGAACGAGGTGCTGGTGCAGGTCGCCCAGGGCCGGTCCAACGCGGAGATCGCCGAACATCTGGTGGTCGCCGAGTCGACGGTGAAGACCCATGTGAGCCGGATCCTGGTGAAGCTGGGGCTGCGGGACCGCACCCAGGCGGCGGTCTTCGCGTACGAGGTGCGGCTGGTGACCCCTGGAGGCTGA
- a CDS encoding ABC transporter permease, translated as MTAVADARVSPRTRGSTKDLAGTGALLRLALRRDRIMMPVWVLCLGLTASSTVGRLKSAYDTPEARADLVVDMNGNGSTRALFGAAFDDSLGALTVWRVGAFLSVFAAVMSLLIVIRHTREEEETGRQEALSACMVGRRAGLTSALLAVGIANAAVTVLIAGSLAGQGGTGALALGLAVGLSGMAFGGLAAVAAQLTENARLARGLTSAAVGVAFVLRMAGDAAEDGSRGSGHVLVWLSPLGWAEYARPFADERWWPLLLIAVLAAASIALAYSLAGRRDVGASFYATRPGPPAAGPFLNGVYGLGWRLHRGALLGWSAGFVFAGVIFGAISDGADDFLGDSDQSREIIQRMGGAQGLNDAFLASMVGILGTILTVYTATAVLRLRGEETDQRAEPLLSNAVSRLRWAGSHLVIAYLGPVVVLAVGGLALGVGYGVAADDMGGVPRAVGATLAQAPALWVVTSAAVFLVGVVPKYTAAAWAVVGWVVALSWMGPALKVSQSVMNTSPFSHLPKLPGDDVTAAPFLWSLLISIVLTAGGLVGLRRRDIGG; from the coding sequence ATGACCGCCGTAGCCGACGCCCGGGTCTCCCCCCGTACGCGCGGATCGACCAAGGACCTGGCAGGCACCGGCGCCCTGCTGCGGCTCGCGCTGCGCCGCGACCGGATCATGATGCCGGTCTGGGTGCTCTGCCTCGGGCTGACCGCGAGCAGCACCGTCGGCCGCCTCAAGAGCGCGTACGACACCCCCGAGGCCCGCGCCGACCTCGTCGTGGACATGAACGGGAACGGCTCGACGAGAGCCCTGTTCGGTGCCGCCTTCGACGATTCGCTCGGCGCGCTCACCGTCTGGCGGGTCGGCGCGTTCCTTTCCGTGTTCGCCGCGGTCATGAGCCTGCTCATCGTGATCCGGCACACCCGCGAGGAGGAGGAGACCGGCCGTCAGGAGGCGCTGTCCGCCTGTATGGTCGGCCGCCGCGCGGGTCTGACCTCGGCCCTGCTCGCCGTGGGCATCGCCAACGCCGCGGTCACCGTCCTGATCGCGGGCAGCCTCGCGGGCCAGGGCGGCACCGGCGCGCTCGCGCTGGGCCTGGCCGTCGGTCTGTCCGGGATGGCCTTCGGCGGTCTGGCCGCCGTCGCCGCCCAGCTCACCGAGAACGCGCGACTGGCCCGGGGGCTGACCTCCGCTGCCGTCGGTGTCGCCTTTGTGCTGCGGATGGCGGGCGACGCCGCCGAGGATGGTTCCAGGGGCTCCGGCCATGTGCTGGTCTGGCTCTCGCCGTTGGGCTGGGCGGAGTACGCGCGGCCGTTCGCGGACGAGCGCTGGTGGCCGCTGCTGCTGATCGCCGTGCTCGCCGCCGCGTCCATCGCGCTGGCGTACTCCCTCGCGGGCCGCCGCGATGTCGGCGCCAGCTTCTACGCGACCCGGCCCGGCCCCCCGGCCGCCGGTCCGTTCCTCAACGGGGTCTACGGACTGGGCTGGCGGCTCCACCGCGGTGCGCTGCTCGGCTGGAGCGCGGGCTTCGTCTTCGCCGGTGTCATCTTCGGCGCCATCTCCGACGGTGCCGACGACTTCCTCGGCGACAGCGACCAGTCCCGCGAGATCATCCAGCGGATGGGCGGGGCCCAGGGGCTGAACGACGCGTTCCTCGCCTCCATGGTCGGCATCCTCGGCACCATCCTCACCGTCTACACCGCAACTGCCGTGCTGCGGCTGCGCGGTGAGGAGACCGACCAGCGGGCCGAGCCTCTGCTGTCCAACGCGGTCAGCCGGCTGCGCTGGGCCGGCAGCCATCTGGTCATCGCCTATCTGGGCCCGGTCGTTGTGCTGGCCGTCGGCGGTCTCGCGCTGGGGGTGGGCTACGGCGTGGCCGCCGACGACATGGGCGGGGTCCCGCGCGCCGTGGGCGCCACCCTCGCCCAGGCCCCCGCGCTCTGGGTGGTCACCAGCGCCGCCGTCTTCCTGGTCGGTGTGGTGCCGAAGTACACGGCCGCGGCCTGGGCCGTGGTCGGCTGGGTGGTGGCCCTGAGCTGGATGGGCCCGGCGCTGAAGGTGTCCCAGTCCGTGATGAACACCTCGCCGTTCAGCCATCTGCCGAAGCTGCCCGGCGACGATGTCACAGCCGCGCCCTTCCTGTGGTCGCTGCTGATCTCGATCGTTCTGACCGCCGGAGGTCTGGTGGGACTGCGCCGTCGCGACATCGGCGGTTGA
- a CDS encoding DUF4328 domain-containing protein, with protein sequence MENLGAQDPRWIGEYRLLGKLGEGGMGKVFLARSARGRTVAVKLVQAELARQADFRGRFKREVEAARRVGGKWTAPVLDADTDAQVPWVATGYIGGPSLHDVVADDFGALPEHSVRVLAHGLSLALRDIHGAGLVHRDLKPSNILITIDGPRVIDFGIARALDAVDSTTGGNLTMTGAVVGSPGFMSPEQVRGESVTAASDVFCLGSVLAFAATGRQPFGSVASGIHALMYRIAQEEPDLSGLPEGLHGIVSACLNKDPALRPSVADLVAYTERTGPDAETWLPGGLLARLGRDALQLLEVEAENAQQGPAGPQPSTAYAAPSTPTPPTAHAPHSGYATPSAYASPAHAGSPGYPVTGVGGPAPQHGQPWQGGYQAPFPYQGRTAAVLRSARGLCTGLLTAFGIWMVLTVVHLYLNLSLFGAYRDLIDGTGTQEAVSHRKDAVDPMDIFIFFSAVAVMVVWLVWFRRAYLNATVLTPGRQRFGSGYAVGAWFIPVAQLWQPKQIANDIWNSSVSPGPGRVSRAVLHWWWTLFVVMFWVEPIAGLVDLGCETPKERRVATGFLIVDDIVSLVCAVLAIAVVVRLTRMQEQRMARPAVQQPGPPAGMFGPPVGH encoded by the coding sequence ATGGAGAACCTCGGGGCCCAGGACCCGCGGTGGATAGGCGAGTACCGGCTGCTCGGCAAGTTGGGCGAGGGCGGCATGGGCAAGGTCTTCCTCGCCCGGTCCGCCCGCGGCCGTACCGTCGCCGTCAAGCTCGTACAGGCCGAACTCGCCCGCCAGGCCGACTTCCGCGGCCGGTTCAAGCGCGAGGTGGAGGCGGCCAGACGGGTCGGCGGGAAGTGGACCGCGCCCGTGCTGGACGCGGACACCGACGCCCAGGTGCCATGGGTGGCCACCGGCTACATCGGCGGGCCGTCGCTGCACGATGTGGTGGCCGATGACTTCGGGGCGCTGCCCGAGCATTCGGTGCGGGTCCTGGCCCACGGACTGTCCCTGGCGCTGCGCGACATCCACGGCGCCGGGCTGGTCCACCGCGACCTCAAACCGTCCAACATCCTCATCACCATCGACGGCCCGCGGGTCATCGACTTCGGGATCGCCCGCGCCCTGGACGCGGTCGACAGCACGACGGGCGGCAATCTGACGATGACCGGCGCGGTCGTCGGCTCCCCCGGCTTCATGTCGCCCGAGCAGGTGCGCGGCGAGTCGGTCACCGCGGCCAGCGATGTGTTCTGCCTCGGCTCGGTGCTGGCCTTCGCGGCCACCGGGCGGCAGCCGTTCGGCAGCGTGGCCAGCGGTATCCACGCTCTGATGTACCGAATAGCCCAGGAGGAGCCCGATCTGTCCGGGCTGCCCGAAGGGCTGCACGGCATCGTCTCCGCCTGTCTCAACAAGGACCCGGCGCTGCGGCCCTCGGTCGCCGACCTGGTCGCGTACACCGAGCGGACCGGTCCGGACGCCGAGACCTGGCTGCCCGGCGGACTGCTCGCCCGGCTGGGGCGCGACGCGCTCCAACTGCTGGAGGTGGAGGCGGAGAACGCCCAGCAGGGCCCGGCGGGGCCGCAGCCGTCCACCGCCTACGCCGCCCCGTCGACACCCACCCCGCCCACGGCGCACGCACCCCACTCGGGGTACGCCACGCCCTCCGCGTACGCCTCACCCGCGCACGCCGGGTCGCCCGGCTATCCGGTGACCGGGGTGGGCGGGCCCGCGCCCCAGCACGGTCAGCCCTGGCAGGGCGGCTATCAGGCCCCGTTCCCGTACCAGGGCCGGACGGCCGCCGTACTGCGGTCGGCGCGGGGGCTGTGCACCGGGCTGCTGACGGCGTTCGGCATCTGGATGGTGCTGACCGTGGTCCATCTGTATCTGAACCTGTCGCTGTTCGGCGCCTACCGCGATCTCATCGACGGCACCGGCACCCAGGAGGCGGTCAGCCACCGCAAGGACGCGGTGGATCCGATGGACATCTTCATCTTCTTCAGCGCGGTGGCGGTGATGGTGGTGTGGCTGGTCTGGTTCCGGCGCGCCTACCTCAACGCCACGGTGCTGACACCGGGACGGCAGCGCTTCGGCAGCGGCTATGCCGTCGGCGCCTGGTTCATCCCGGTCGCCCAGCTGTGGCAGCCCAAGCAGATCGCCAACGACATCTGGAACTCCAGCGTGTCCCCGGGCCCCGGACGGGTCTCCCGCGCGGTGCTGCACTGGTGGTGGACGCTGTTCGTGGTGATGTTCTGGGTCGAGCCGATCGCCGGGCTCGTCGACCTCGGCTGCGAGACCCCCAAGGAACGGCGGGTCGCCACCGGCTTCCTCATCGTGGACGACATCGTCTCGCTGGTGTGCGCGGTGCTGGCCATCGCGGTGGTGGTGCGGCTCACCAGGATGCAGGAGCAGCGGATGGCGCGGCCCGCCGTACAGCAGCCCGGGCCGCCCGCGGGGATGTTCGGCCCGCCCGTCGGGCACTGA
- a CDS encoding MarR family winged helix-turn-helix transcriptional regulator translates to MTEGTEAAGEVPALLSGTALSVFRLNGQFLAVSERLSRPAGLTAARWQVLGAVLDEPLPVAGIARVMGITRQSVQRVADLLVEAGLAEYLPNPAHRRAKLLAPTEAGRTAVRAIIPGHREFAGQLAEQLGGAAELNEVRQALSRLVAALDALEPGPRDTSGS, encoded by the coding sequence ATGACGGAGGGCACCGAGGCGGCCGGGGAGGTACCCGCGCTGCTCAGCGGGACGGCGCTGTCGGTCTTCCGGCTGAACGGGCAGTTCCTCGCCGTCTCCGAGCGGCTGTCCCGTCCCGCCGGACTGACCGCCGCCCGCTGGCAGGTGCTCGGCGCGGTCCTCGATGAGCCGCTGCCGGTCGCCGGGATCGCCCGCGTCATGGGCATCACCCGGCAGAGCGTGCAGCGGGTCGCGGATCTGCTCGTCGAGGCGGGGCTCGCGGAATATCTCCCCAACCCCGCGCATCGCCGGGCCAAACTCCTCGCCCCCACCGAGGCGGGCCGCACCGCGGTGCGGGCGATCATTCCCGGCCACCGGGAGTTCGCCGGGCAACTGGCCGAACAGCTGGGCGGGGCGGCCGAATTGAACGAGGTGAGACAGGCCCTGAGCCGTCTGGTGGCGGCCCTCGACGCCCTGGAGCCCGGCCCCCGGGACACCTCCGGGAGCTGA